In one Silene latifolia isolate original U9 population chromosome 10, ASM4854445v1, whole genome shotgun sequence genomic region, the following are encoded:
- the LOC141608922 gene encoding cytochrome P450 CYP82D47-like: MKSMEYEYSLYAGLLIFLVSLYYFLNWNNKTGTKKTAPQPSGAWPIIGHLHLLGKLPHISLGNLADKYGPIFIIKLGVNKALVVSSSAVAKQCLGTNDRVFVDRPQTVFVQHLAYKSAMVGFSRYGPYWREMRKIMTVELLSNHRLESFKDVRMSELRSAMKCLYENGCDGRKSVEMKLWFNDISLNNIVRLIAGKSLKEFYQGDEYNKISKALRDFFELAAAFVPADALPFLRWFDIGGYEKTMKNVAKEIDRVAQDWLEMHQRKGVQEHRDFVGVLMGIFQSGHETAFDFDADVVIKAMSMAIILAATDTTSVSLTWALSLLLNNKDALKKTQAELDSIVGKQRQVEESDLKNLVYLQAVVKETLRLYPAAPLSVPRESIEDCTVDGYHIPAGTQLFVNLYKIHRDPNTWEEPCEFRPERFLTTHKDYDVRGQSFEFMPFGSGRRICPGISFALQFMQLTLASLIHGFEISTPADKSVDMTEGFGLTNLKATPLEVLLTPRLPEYLYKTC; this comes from the exons ATGAAATCAATGGAGTATGAATATAGCCTATACGCAGGGCTACTCATTTTCCTTGTATCTCTATACTATTTCCTAAACTGGAATAACAAAACTGGTACCAAAAAAACAGCACCACAACCATCAGGTGCATGGCCTATTATAGGACATCTACATCTTCTTGGAAAACTTCCTCATATATCCTTAGGAAATCTAGCTGACAAATATGGACCCATCTTCATCATCAAACTCGGCGTAAACAAAGCTTTAGTCGTAAGCTCGTCTGCAGTGGCCAAACAATGTCTCGGAACCAATGACCGGGTTTTTGTAGACCGGCCTCAGACCGTCTTTGTTCAGCACCTTGCTTATAAATCTGCTATGGTTGGGTTTAGCCGGTATGGTCCATACTGGCGGGAAATGCGTAAGATTATGACTGTGGAGCTGCTTTCGAATCACAGGTTAGAGTCGTTTAAGGATGTCAGGATGTCCGAGCTGCGGTCTGCGATGAAGTGTTTGTATGAAAATGGGTGTGACGGTAGGAAATCAGTGGAAATGAAATTGTGGTTTAATGATATAAGTTTGAATAATATAGTGAGATTAATTGCGGGGAAGTCATTGAAGGAGTTTTACCAAGGCGACGAGTATAATAAGATTTCTAAGGCCTTAAGGGATTTTTTCGAGTTGGCAGCTGCTTTTGTTCCTGCTGATGCACTACCATTTCTCAGATGGTTTGATATTGGAGGGTATGAGAAAACAATGAAGAATGTTGCGAAAGAGATTGATCGTGTAGCTCAAGACTGGCTGGAGATGCATCAAAGAAAGGGAGTTCAGGAACACCGCGATTTTGTGGGTGTGTTGATGGGAATTTTTCAGTCAGGACATGAGACTGCTTTCGATTTTGATGCAGATGTTGTTATCAAAGCCATGTCAATG GCAATAATTTTAGCAGCAACAGATACAACATCAGTAAGTCTAACATGGGCGCTGTCATTATTACTCAACAACAAAGATGCTCTAAAGAAGACACAAGCTGAACTTGACAGCATTGTAGGTAAGCAAAGACAAGTTGAAGAATCAGACCTCAAGAACCTGGTATATCTTCAAGCTGTTGTCAAGGAGACGCTGAGACTCTACCCTGCTGCCCCACTTTCAGTCCCTCGAGAATCTATTGAAGACTGCACTGTCGATGGTTACCACATTCCAGCCGGGACTCAGCTCTTTGTCAATCTATACAAGATACACCGAGATCCTAACACATGGGAGGAACCATGTGAATTTCGTCCTGAAAGGTTTCTTACAACTCACAAGGATTATGATGTGAGAGGGCAAAGTTTCGAGTTTATGCCATTTGGTAGTGGCAGGAGGATATGTCCTGGAATATCATTTGCGCTTCAGTTTATGCAGCTGACATTAGCAAGTTTGATCCATGGATTTGAGATCTCAACTCCCGCGGACAAAAGTGTAGACATGACTGAAGGGTTTGGACTGACAAACCTGAAGGCTACTCCTCTTGAAGTCCTCCTCACACCGCGTCTTCCTGAGTATCTATATAAGACTTGCTGA